From the Prunus dulcis chromosome 4, ALMONDv2, whole genome shotgun sequence genome, one window contains:
- the LOC117624836 gene encoding uncharacterized protein LOC117624836: MASPQSVVSPFKGSVVAEPEKQKSNFFIRTAGPSSNGTDANGTDANRKEAMVCNSENSIGVLEVYVHQARDIHNICIYHKQDVYAKLCLTSDPENTVSTKTINGGGRNPVFNDNVQLNVRTVDSSLKCEIWMLSRVKNYLEDQLLGFALVPLSEILVKNGKLEKEFSLSSTDLFHSPAGFVQLSLSYAGDSPDVMPLASNPIVQDSEIAELPCELDKLEFPDPNIDNEDQRMVSEYIKIPSSEFESHSSESLVTAETENQLSSEVDVHAIESFSTTAFESIQVPKLDSPPSSVSTNGASSPSVQASSESCDAPSASESPNQEQISAPGEKKVDKDGETDSSNGVPSDAFAKPTVTVTVPEQQVVQQDFVDMYMKSMQQFTESLAKMKLPLDLESPTSSGNSSTDQKMQTPKNSGSRVFYGSRAFF; this comes from the coding sequence ATGGCTTCCCCTCAATCTGTTGTGTCTCCATTCAAAGGCTCTGTTGTTGCTGAGCCTGAGAAGCAGAAATCCAACTTCTTCATCCGTACCGCTGGGCCTTCATCCAATGGAACTGATGCCAATGGAACTGATGCCAATAGAAAGGAAGCCATGGTTTGTAACTCAGAGAATTCCATTGGTGTTCTTGAGGTTTACGTTCATCAGGCCAGGGACATCCACAACATCTGCATATACCACAAGCAAGATGTTTATGCTAAGCTATGCCTGACAAGTGATCCAGAAAACACAGTCTCCACCAAAACCATTAATGGTGGTGGTAGAAATCCAGTCTTCAATGACAATGTCCAGCTCAATGTCCGGACTGTTGATTCCTCCCTCAAATGCGAGATTTGGATGCTGAGCAGGGTGAAGAATTATCTTGAAGATCAGTTGCTGGGGTTTGCTTTGGTTCCTTTGTCAGAAATCCTCGTCAAGAATGGGAAGTTAGAGAAAGagttctctctttcttcaacTGATCTGTTTCATTCCCCAGCAGGGTTTGTCCAATTGTCTCTCTCATATGCTGGAGATTCACCAGACGTAATGCCTCTGGCCTCAAATCCTATTGTGCAGGACTCAGAGATAGCCGAGCTTCCTTGTGAATTAGATAAGTTAGAGTTCCCAGATCCGAACATTGACAATGAAGACCAGAGAATGGTTTCAGAGTATATTAAGATCCCATCTTCAGAATTTGAGTCTCACAGCTCTGAGAGCTTGGTCACTGCTGAAACTGAAAATCAGCTTAGCTCAGAAGTGGATGTCCATGCTATAGAAAGCTTCTCGACCACTGCTTTTGAGTCTATCCAGGTTCCAAAGCTTGATTCTCCCCCAAGTAGTGTGTCAACTAATGGTGCTTCATCTCCTTCAGTCCAGGCTAGCTCAGAGTCATGTGATGCTCCATCAGCTTCAGAATCTCCAAACCAGGAACAAATATCGGCCCCAGGAGAGAAAAAAGTGGATAAAGATGGTGAGACTGATTCGTCTAATGGGGTGCCAAGTGATGCATTTGCAAAACCTACTGTCACTGTCACTGTTCCTGAGCAGCAGGTGGTGCAGCAGGATTTTGTAGACATGTACATGAAAAGCATGCAGCAATTCACCGAGTCTTTGGCAAAAATGAAGCTTCCTTTGGACCTTGAATCACCAACCAGTTCAGGAAATTCGAGCACTGATCAGAAAATGCAGACACCAAAGAACAGCGGTTCCCGTGTGTTTTATGGGAGTCGGGCTTTCTTCTGA
- the LOC117623847 gene encoding protein TORNADO 1-like: MATNQDLKDLQWALEAIKSESLNLHNISFYLSQPTSGCYQETESSININISKDSLSYFSQFLTVLGTAKTNQLLLRNLEFHQIEWELQQLRNLTVLLESCSNIKQVVFKRNRFDKQRLSELSEILKRNRVIKEIMFSESAIGSAGAGFLASALKVNESLEELQIWEDSIGSKGAEELSKMIEVNSTLKLLTIFDSYSITATPLISAVLARNRTMEVHVWSGENGERSSKVVEFLPENSTLRIYRLDLSGACRVSCALGWNSTVKSLDMTGVRLKSRWAKEFRWVLEQNHSLKEVNLSKTCLKDKGVVYVAAGLFKNQSLESLYLDGNAFGGIGVEHLLCPLSRFSALQYQANITLKSVTFGGGRTKIGREGLAAILLMLTTNESLTRLGIYDDESLRSDDFVKLFKSLEKNAALRHLSLQGCKGVQGELVLQAIMETLQVNPWIENIDLARTPLQNSGKTDGIYQRLGQNGRPEPEMDLLKDMPLTVPKSCRAFFCGQEYAGKSTLCNSILQSFSSSKIPYVDQVRSLVNPVEQAVRTVGMKIKTFKDEDTKISIWNLAGQHEFYSLHDLMFPGHGSASFFVIISSLFRKPNNREPKNPMEIEEDLQYWLRFIVSNSRRAVQQCMLPNVTVVLTHYDKINQPSQNLQVAVNSIQRLRDKFQGFVDFYPTVFTVDARSSASVSKLTHHLLKTSKTVLQRVPRIYQLCNDLTQILSDWRSENYNKPAMQWKEFNELCQVKVPSLRIRSRHDNKEKVEMRRRVVATCLHHIGEVIYFDELGFLILDCEWFCGEVLGQLIRLDARNQSSTENNGFISKKDLEKILRGSLQSPIPGMGSKVFENLEASDLVRMMLKLELCYEQDPSDPNSLLLIPSILEEGRGKPQRWQLSRPECLYAGRHLECDDSSHMFLTPGFFPRLQVHLHNRIMALKNQHGATYSLEKYLISININGIYIRVELGGQLGYYIDVLACSTKNLTETLRFIQQLIIPAIHSLCHGITLTENVIRPECVQNLTPPRYRKTQFASLQQLKQALLSVPADSMYDYQHTWDPISDSGRQILRAGFDLARDLLSDDDFREVLHRRYHDLYNLAQELQIPPENDPDGPENALSTSDEPDKVDPTFGGIAKGVEAVLQRLKIIEQEIRDLKQEIQGLRYYEHRLLSELHRKVNYLVTYNVQIEERKVPNMFYFVRTENYSRRLVTTMIPGMNALRLHMLCEFRREMHVVEDQVGCEMMQVDNRTVKSLAPYTTKFMKLLTFALKIGAHLAAGMGEMIPDLSREVAHLADSSLLYGAAGAVAAGAVGAAAIGRAEGRNRSRAAESSRDIQQDQRTAQQWVLDFLRDRRCSTGKDIAEKFGLWRVRYRDDGQIAWICRRHINLRAHEIIEVPL; encoded by the exons ATGGCAACAAACCAGGATCTCAAAGATCTCCAATGGGCTCTGGAAGCCATCAAATCAGAAAGCCTCAACCTACACAACATCTCCTTCTACCTTTCTCAGCCCACTTCTGGCTGCTACCAGGAAACAGAAAGCTCCATCAACATAAACATTTCAAAAGACAGCCTCTCTTACTTTTCACAGTTCCTCACAGTTTTGGGAACAGCCAAAACCAACCAGCTGCTTCTCAGAAACTTGGAGTTCCACCAGATTGAATGGGAACTACAACAACTTCGCAATCTTACTGTGTTGCTTGAGAGTTGTTCAAACATCAAGCAAGTTGTGTTCAAGAGAAACAGATTTGACAAACAACGCCTGTCAGAGTTGTCTGAGATTCTGAAGAGAAATAGAGTGATCAAAGAGATAATGTTTTCTGAATCGGCTATTGGGTCTGCTGGAGCTGGATTTCTTGCTTCTGCTCTTAAGGTGAATGAGAGCTTGGAGGAGCTACAGATATGGGAAGACTCCATTGGGTCAAAAGGCGCAGAAGAGCTCTCCAAGATGATTGAAGTGAACTCAACACTGAAGCTGTTGACAATATTTGACTCGTATTCGATCACTGCAACTCCACTTATTTCTGCAGTGTTAGCAAGGAATAGGACTATGGAAGTCCATGTTTGGAGTggagaaaatggagaaagaaGTTCTAAGGTGGTTGAGTTTCTACCTGAGAATAGCACACTTCGAATTTACAGGCTCGACCTTTCAGGCGCTTGCCGGGTTTCCTGTGCTCTCGGGTGGAACTCAACTGTCAAGTCACTCGACATGACTGGTGTCCGGCTGAAATCAAGATGGGCTAAGGAGTTTCGATGGGTTTTGGAACAGAATCACAGCCTCAAAGAGGTAAACTTGTCCAAAACTTGCCTGAAAGATAAAGGAGTTGTGTATGTAGCAGCTGGACTCTTCAAGAATCAGAGTTTGGAGAGCTTGTATTTAGATGGAAATGCGTTCGGAGGTATAGGAGTTGAACATTTACTCTGTCCTCTGAGCAGGTTCTCTGCCCTGCAGTATCAAGCAAACATCACTTTAAAATCTGTCACATTTGGAGGTGGAAGAACCAAGATTGGAAGGGAGGGACTTGCAGCCATTTTACTGATGCTGACGACCAACGAAAGTTTGACTCGGTTAGGGATATATGATGATGAGAGTTTAAGATCAGATGACTTTGTTAAACTCTTCAAAAGTTTGGAGAAGAATGCTGCCTTGAGACACTTATCTTTGCAGGGCTGCAAGGGTGTTCAAGGAGAGTTGGTCCTGCAGGCAATCATGGAAACATTACAGGTAAATCCTTGGATTGAAAATATTGATCTTGCAAGAACACCACTGCAAAACTCAGGAAAGACCGACGGGATTTATCAAAGATTAGGCCAGAATGGGAGGCCTGAACCAGAAATGGATTTGCTTAAGGACATGCCACTTACAGTACCCAAGAGTTGTAGAGCATTTTTCTGTGGACAAGAATATGCAG GTAAGTCTACATTGTGCAACTCCATATTGCAGAGTTTCTCTTCTTCAAAGATTCCCTATGTGGACCAGGTAAGATCTCTAGTGAACCCAGTTGAGCAAGCTGTTAGAACAGTTGGAATGAAGATTAAAACTTTCAAAGATGAGGACACAAAGATTTCAATATGGAATCTTGCTGGTCAGCATGAATTCTATTCTCTCCATGATCTCATGTTCCCAGGGCATGGTAGTGCATCATTCTTTGTCATCATATCCAGTTTATTTAGGAAACCAAACAACAGAGAACCAAAGAACCCAATGGAGATAGAAGAGGACCTTCAGTATTGGCTCAGGTTCATAGTCTCAAATTCAAGAAGGGCTGTGCAGCAATGCATGCTACCAAATGTAACAGTCGTACTCACGCACTACGACAAAATCAATCAGCCATCACAAAACTTGCAGGTTGCAGTTAACTCAATTCAGAGATTGCGAGACAAGTTCCAGGGATTCGTTGACTTCTACCCAACAGTGTTCACAGTTGATGCAAGATCATCAGCATCAGTGAGTAAACTCACTCATCACCTTCTAAAGACAAGCAAGACAGTTCTTCAAAGAGTCCCAAGAATCTATCAGCTTTGCAATGATCTGACACAAATATTATCAGATTGGAGATCAGAGAACTACAACAAGCCAGCTATGCAGTGGAAGGAGTTTAATGAGCTATGCCAAGTCAAGGTTCCATCCTTAAGAATTCGATCGAGACATGACAACAAAGAGAAGGTGGAAATGAGGCGGCGGGTTGTTGCTACTTGTCTTCATCACATAGGAGaggtaatttattttgatgaaCTGGGGTTTCTAATCTTAGATTGTGAATGGTTCTGTGGTGAGGTGCTTGGCCAACTAATAAGACTGGATGCAAGAAATCAAAGCTCCACAGAGAATAATGGATTCATCAGCAAGAAGGATTTGGAGAAGATTCTAAGAGGAAGCTTACAGAGTCCGATTCCTGGAATGGGCTCAAAGGTATTTGAGAACTTAGAGGCCAGTGACCTTGTGAGAATGATGCTCAAACTGGAATTATGCTATGAACAAGACCCATCAGATCCTAATTCCTTGCTCTTGATCCCCTCAATTCTCgaagaaggaagaggaaaGCCACAAAGATGGCAATTAAGCAGACCTGAGTGCCTTTATGCAGGGAGGCATCTTGAATGTGATGATTCAAGCCACATGTTCCTCACACCAGGCTTCTTTCCTAGATTACAG GTGCATCTGCATAACAGAATCATGGCCTTGAAGAACCAACATGGAGCGACTTACAGTCTTGAGAAGTACCTAATTTCCATAAATATAAATGGAATCTATATCAGAGTAGAATTGGGAGGACAGCTGGGTTACTATATTGATGTCCTCGCATGCTCTACCAAGAACCTGACAGAAACCCTTAGGTTCATCCAGCAGCTTATAATACCAGCAATTCATAGCCTCTGCCATGGTATCACCTTGACTGAAAATGTGATAAGACCAGAATGTGTGCAAAATCTCACACCTCCGAGATACAGGAAAACACAATTTGCTTCATTGCAACAATTAAAACAGGCATTGCTTTCTGTTCCTGCGGACAGCATGTATGATTACCAGCACACCTGGGATCCAATCTCCGACTCTGGAAGGCAAATCCTAAGAGCTGGTTTTGATTTGGCCCGAGACCTCCTATCAGATGATGACTTCCGTGAAGTACTGCACCGGAGATATCATGACCTATACAACCTTGCTCAGGAACTGCAAATCCCACCTGAGAACGACCCGGATGGACCAGAGAATGCTTTATCAACAAGTGACGAGCCTGACAAAGTTGATCCAACTTTTGGTGGAATTGCCAAAGGGGTTGAAGCAGTTTTGCAGAGACTGAAGATCATAGAGCAAGAAATCAGAGACTTGAAACAGGAGATCCAGGGGCTGAGATATTATGAACATAGACTCCTGTCTGAGCTTCATCGCAAAGTCAATTACCTTGTGACATACAATGTCCAAATTGAAGAGAGGAAAGTACCGAATATGTTCTACTTTGTTAGAACAGAAAACTACTCAAGGAGATTGGTCACCACCATGATTCCTGGCATGAATGCTCTTCGACTGCACATGTTATGTGAATTCCGACGAGAAATGCATGTTGTTGAAGATCAGGTAGGGTGTGAAATGATGCAGGTTGATAACAGGACCGTGAAGTCTTTGGCACCATACACCACAAAGTTCATGAAACTGCTAACATTTGCTCTCAAGATTGGAGCCCATTTAGCCGCTGGCATGGGCGAAATGATACCTGATTTAAGCAGGGAAGTTGCCCACCTGGCTGATTCTTCCCTCCTTTATGGAGCAGCAGGAGCAGTTGCTGCCGGTGCTGTCGGGGCTGCAGCAATTGGGCGTGCAGAGGGAAGGAACAGAAGTAGGGCTGCAGAAAGCTCAAGAGATATCCAGCAAGATCAAAGAACAGCACAACAATGGGTTCTGGATTTCCTAAGGGACCGGAGATGCTCAACTGGAAAGGATATAGCAGAGAAGTTTGGTTTATGGAGAGTGAGGTACAGAGATGATGGTCAGATTGCATGGATCTGTAGGAGGCATATTAACCTCAGAGCACATGAAATAATTGAAGTGCCACTCTGA
- the LOC117623848 gene encoding heterogeneous nuclear ribonucleoprotein 1-like isoform X2, with amino-acid sequence MEPDLGKLFIGGISWDTDEERLKEYFRKYGEVVEAVIMRDRATGRARGFGFVVFADPAVAERVIMDKHMIDCRTVEAKKAVPKEDQNILNRTGVAHGSPGPGRTRKIFVGGLASTVTESDFKKYFDQFGTVTDVVVMYDHNTQRPRGFGFITYDSEEAVDRVLHKTFHELNGKMVEVKRAVPKELSPGPTRSPLIGYNYSPGRTSGLLNGYAQGYNMSPIGGFGISMDTRFNPLSSGRSGLSPFGTTGYGLGMNLEPGLSPNYGGNSNFGNSLGYARMLSPYYNANSNRYATPIGYNAGNGRSSSVVSSTNRNVWANSGINNNINPASTGGYLSSENGGFGVAIGNNDSNWGPNSFSTQSRGSASGYTSAGGYGSGESSFGLGGGGYGRNSGTGVAPTSSFPTSTVGYEGSYGDLYHSDSVYGDSTWRSTSPELDGSSTFGYGLGDLPADISAKSSGGYIGSYNVTSRQPNRGIAA; translated from the exons ATGGAACCAGATCTTGGCAAGCTCTTCATTGGCGGGATTTCCTGGGACACAGATGAGGAACGGCTCAAAGAATATTTCAGGAAATATGGAGAGGTGGTGGAGGCTGTGATCATGAGGGATCGTGCAACCGGTCGTGCTCGTGGCTTTGGTTTCGTTGTCTTTGCGGATCCTGCAGTTGCAGAAAGAGTCATTATGGATAAGCACATGATCGATTGCCGCACA GTGGAAGCAAAGAAGGCTGTTCCTAAGGAGGATCAGAACATTTTAAACAGAACTGGGGTTGCTCATGGTTCCCCTGGTCCTGGACGCACGAGAAAGATTTTTGTTGGAGGTTTAGCATCCACAGTCACTGAGAGTGACTTTAAGAAGTACTTTGATCAATTTGGTACAGTCACTGATGTTGTAGTAATGTATGATCACAACACCCAAAGGCCGAGAGGCTTCGGATTCATCACTTATGACTCGGAGGAGGCAGTTGACAGAGTTCTGCATAAAACATTTCATGAACTCAATGGTAAGATGGTTGAGGTCAAGAGGGCAGTCCCTAAGGAGCTATCTCCAGGGCCCACCCGGAGCCCTCTGATAGGATACAACTATAGTCCAGGTAGGACCAGTGGTTTGCTTAACGGTTATGCTCAGGGTTATAATATGAGCCCAATTGGAGGTTTTGGCATCAGTATGGATACAAGGTTCAATCCACTTTCTAGTGGTCGTAGCGGGTTGTCTCCATTTGGCACTACTGGATATGGACTGGGTATGAATTTAGAGCCAGGATTGAGCCCAAACTATGGCGGGAATTCCAACTTTGGCAATAGTCTAGGATATGCACGGATGTTGAGCCCCTATTATAATGCCAATTCAAACAGGTATGCTACCCCTATTGGATATAATGCGGGTAATGGAAGGAGCAGTTCTGTAGTAAGCTCAACTAATCGGAATGTCTGGGCAAACAGTGGCATCAACAATAACATAAACCCTGCCAGTACTGGGGGTTACTTGAGTTCTGAAAATGGGGGCTTTGGAGTTGCTATAGGAAATAATGATTCAAATTGGGGCCCTAATTCTTTTTCAACTCAAAGTAGAGGCAGTGCTTCTGGATATACTAGTGCCGGTGGTTATGGTAGTGGAGAAAGCAGCTTTGGGTTGGGAGGAGGAGGATACGGAAGAAACAGTGGTACTGGGGTTGCCCCAACATCATCATTTCCCACATCAACTGTTGGTTATGAGGGGTCTTATGGGGACTTGTACCATAGTGATTCAGTTTATGGTGACTCAACTTGGCGCTCTACCAGCCCTGAGCTAGATGGTTCTAGCACATTTGGTTACGGCCTGGGTGATTTACCTGCAGACATCAGCGCCAAAAGTTCTGGGGGCTATATTGGAAGTTACAATGTTACCAGTAGACAACCAAATAGAG GAATTGCTGCTTAG
- the LOC117623848 gene encoding heterogeneous nuclear ribonucleoprotein 1-like isoform X1 has product MKRMEPDLGKLFIGGISWDTDEERLKEYFRKYGEVVEAVIMRDRATGRARGFGFVVFADPAVAERVIMDKHMIDCRTVEAKKAVPKEDQNILNRTGVAHGSPGPGRTRKIFVGGLASTVTESDFKKYFDQFGTVTDVVVMYDHNTQRPRGFGFITYDSEEAVDRVLHKTFHELNGKMVEVKRAVPKELSPGPTRSPLIGYNYSPGRTSGLLNGYAQGYNMSPIGGFGISMDTRFNPLSSGRSGLSPFGTTGYGLGMNLEPGLSPNYGGNSNFGNSLGYARMLSPYYNANSNRYATPIGYNAGNGRSSSVVSSTNRNVWANSGINNNINPASTGGYLSSENGGFGVAIGNNDSNWGPNSFSTQSRGSASGYTSAGGYGSGESSFGLGGGGYGRNSGTGVAPTSSFPTSTVGYEGSYGDLYHSDSVYGDSTWRSTSPELDGSSTFGYGLGDLPADISAKSSGGYIGSYNVTSRQPNRGIAA; this is encoded by the exons ATG AAAAGGATGGAACCAGATCTTGGCAAGCTCTTCATTGGCGGGATTTCCTGGGACACAGATGAGGAACGGCTCAAAGAATATTTCAGGAAATATGGAGAGGTGGTGGAGGCTGTGATCATGAGGGATCGTGCAACCGGTCGTGCTCGTGGCTTTGGTTTCGTTGTCTTTGCGGATCCTGCAGTTGCAGAAAGAGTCATTATGGATAAGCACATGATCGATTGCCGCACA GTGGAAGCAAAGAAGGCTGTTCCTAAGGAGGATCAGAACATTTTAAACAGAACTGGGGTTGCTCATGGTTCCCCTGGTCCTGGACGCACGAGAAAGATTTTTGTTGGAGGTTTAGCATCCACAGTCACTGAGAGTGACTTTAAGAAGTACTTTGATCAATTTGGTACAGTCACTGATGTTGTAGTAATGTATGATCACAACACCCAAAGGCCGAGAGGCTTCGGATTCATCACTTATGACTCGGAGGAGGCAGTTGACAGAGTTCTGCATAAAACATTTCATGAACTCAATGGTAAGATGGTTGAGGTCAAGAGGGCAGTCCCTAAGGAGCTATCTCCAGGGCCCACCCGGAGCCCTCTGATAGGATACAACTATAGTCCAGGTAGGACCAGTGGTTTGCTTAACGGTTATGCTCAGGGTTATAATATGAGCCCAATTGGAGGTTTTGGCATCAGTATGGATACAAGGTTCAATCCACTTTCTAGTGGTCGTAGCGGGTTGTCTCCATTTGGCACTACTGGATATGGACTGGGTATGAATTTAGAGCCAGGATTGAGCCCAAACTATGGCGGGAATTCCAACTTTGGCAATAGTCTAGGATATGCACGGATGTTGAGCCCCTATTATAATGCCAATTCAAACAGGTATGCTACCCCTATTGGATATAATGCGGGTAATGGAAGGAGCAGTTCTGTAGTAAGCTCAACTAATCGGAATGTCTGGGCAAACAGTGGCATCAACAATAACATAAACCCTGCCAGTACTGGGGGTTACTTGAGTTCTGAAAATGGGGGCTTTGGAGTTGCTATAGGAAATAATGATTCAAATTGGGGCCCTAATTCTTTTTCAACTCAAAGTAGAGGCAGTGCTTCTGGATATACTAGTGCCGGTGGTTATGGTAGTGGAGAAAGCAGCTTTGGGTTGGGAGGAGGAGGATACGGAAGAAACAGTGGTACTGGGGTTGCCCCAACATCATCATTTCCCACATCAACTGTTGGTTATGAGGGGTCTTATGGGGACTTGTACCATAGTGATTCAGTTTATGGTGACTCAACTTGGCGCTCTACCAGCCCTGAGCTAGATGGTTCTAGCACATTTGGTTACGGCCTGGGTGATTTACCTGCAGACATCAGCGCCAAAAGTTCTGGGGGCTATATTGGAAGTTACAATGTTACCAGTAGACAACCAAATAGAG GAATTGCTGCTTAG
- the LOC117625476 gene encoding probable inactive receptor kinase At5g53320, with translation MGDESSEFEALRQFIRAVDPQHVLSIGYNVPMQRNPCMHKLKGVKCNSQGTSVTEIRLEDLNLRGMLDVDSLCKLPNLQYVSLARNQIRGTISKSIVHCTRLTYLNLRSNVLSGRIPKKALSKIKDLRRLDISDNHFTTTSPLLKEEFQHYTYAMESVTIMAASDSPTSGNPNPPGKSWYKRYKFMIPLVVGIGFFLLFTYFAGRKAAKLAADREIMKSLRDSPHKMPLPKIQEEEKPLENCSELVFFVEEHESFKLEDLLEATADLRNQTFRSSLYKVILKNNALYAVKRLKKLQVPFEEFGQTMRQIGNLKHPNILPLIGYNSSNEEKLLIYKFQTNGSLLNLLESYIEGTRDFPWRVRLSIARGIARGLAFIYQRSDECIPHGNLKLSNILLDDKEEPLISEYGFSRFFDPKKGCVISSNGYTAPEKMLSEKGDVYSFGVILLELLTGKTVEGTGIDLPKWVTAMVKEEWTGEVFDKEVAKAAKEWAFPLLNIALKCVSASPTNRPTVAEVYERIEEVMHDNSNSSDCTTECGAYQDNCCMLHSIIPETWDSPGSNY, from the exons ATGGGCGATGAGTCATCAGAATTTGAAGCTTTGCGGCAATTCATTAGAGCTGTTGATCCTCAACATGTACTCAGCATTGGCTACAATGTGCCTATGCAGCGAAATCCCTGCATGCATAAGTTGAAGGGTGTGAAATGCAACTCACAGGGTACCTCGGTAACGGAAATCAGGCTTGAAGATCTGAATCTTAGGGGCATGCTTGATGTAGATTCACTATGTAAGCTCCCAAATCTTCAATATGTTAGCTTAGCAAGAAACCAAATCCGGGGAACTATTTCTAAGTCAATAGTGCACTGCACAAGGCTAACCTATTTGAATCTGAGGAGCAATGTTTTGAGTGGGAGGATACCTAAAAAGGCTCTgagtaaaataaaagatctAAGGAGATTGGACATTTCTGACAATCATTTTACTACCACCAGCCCACTTTTGAAAGAGGAATTTCAGCATTATACATAT GCTATGGAGTCGGTGACCATAATGGCAGCCTCAGATAGCCCAACTAGTGGGAATCCTAATCCTCCCGGTAAATCGTGGTACAAGAGATACAAGTTCATGATACCATTAGTTGTTGGGATTGGCTTCTTTCTCTTATTCACATACTTTGcggggaggaaggcggcgaagtTAGCTGCAGATAGGGAGATTATGAAATCGCTTCGAGACTCACCACACAAAATGCCTCTTCCTAAGATTCAAGAGGAAGAGAAGCCATTAGAAAATTGCTCAGAGCTTGTGTTCTTTGTTGAAGAACACGAGAGCTTTAAATTGGAGGACCTCCTTGAAGCCACAGCTGACTTGAGAAACCAGACCTTTCGCAGCAGCCTTTACAAGGTAATACTCAAGAACAATGCTCTATACGCAGTCAAAAGGTTGAAGAAATTGCAGGTACCCTTTGAGGAATTTGGCCAAACAATGAGACAGATAGGGAACCTAAAGCATCCAAACATTCTACCTCTTATTGGTTACAATTCTAGCAATGAAGAAAAACTTCTGATCTACAAGTTTCAAACCAATGGAAGTCTGCTAAACCTGCTTGAGA GCTACATAGAGGGTACGAGGGATTTTCCATGGAGGGTTCGGCTATCCATAGCGCGCGGCATTGCAAGGGGCCTAGCCTTCATATATCAGAGATCTGATGAGTGCATCCCTCATGGGAATCTCAAGCTCTCAAATATCCTCTTGGATGACAAGGAGGAACCCCTAATTAGCGAATACGGGTTTTCAAGATTCTTCGACCCCAAGAAAGGATGTGTCATTTCCTCCAATGGTTACACAGCCCCTGAGAAAATGTTATCAGAAAAGGGTGATGTTTATAGCTTTGGAGTGATCCTTCTGGAGTTGTTAACAGGCAAAACAGTGGAAGGAACTGGTATAGATCTTCCTAAGTGGGTCACTGCCATGGTTAAGGAAGAATGGACAGGAGAGGTTTTTGACAAGGAGGTTGCTAAAGCTGCAAAAGAATGGGCCTTTCCTCTGCTCAACATTGCCCTAAAATGTGTATCGGCTTCCCCCACAAACAGGCCAACTGTGGCAGAAGTTTATGAGAGGATTGAAGAGGTTATGCATGACAATTCGAATTCATCGGATTGCACAACCGAGTGCGGCGCCTATCAAGACAACTGCTGCATGCTTCACTCCATCATACCTGAGACCTGGGACAGTCCTGGATCAAATTACTAG
- the LOC117625014 gene encoding probable serine/threonine-protein kinase WNK11, giving the protein MPSENQEQSDKEQFVEIDPSGRYGRYNELLGCGAVKKVYRAFDQEEGIEVAWNQVKLRNFTNDPAMIERLYAEVGLLRSLADKNIITLYNVWRDAENNTLNFMTEVCTNGNLRDYRKKHKHVSLIALKKWSKQILKGLEYLHTHEPCVIHRDLNCSNVFINGNIGQVKIGDLGLAAIVGKNHSAHSVLGTPEFMAPELYEEDYTEMVDIYSFGMCVLEMVTLEIPYSECDNVVKIYKKVTSGVRPQSLNKVEDPEVKAFVEKCLAQPRARPSATELLNDPFFDEVEEDDNEENVYS; this is encoded by the exons ATGCCGAGTGAAAACCAAGAGCAATCTGACAAAGAACAGTTCGTCGAAATCGACCCCTCGGGGCGATACGGGCGGTACAACGAGCTCCTAGGGTGCGGTGCAGTGAAGAAGGTGTACCGGGCGTTTGATCAAGAAGAGGGCATAGAGGTGGCATGGAACCAAGTCAAGCTACGTAACTTCACCAATGACCCTGCCATGATCGAACGGCTCTACGCCGAGGTTGGGTTGCTGAGATCCCTGGCAGACAAGAACATCATCACCTTGTATAATGTGTGGCGGGACGCAGAGAATAACACCCTCAATTTCATGACAGAAGTTTGTACAAATGGGAATCTGAGGGACTATAGGAAGAAGCATAAGCATGTTTCATTGATAGCCTTGAAGAAGTGGTCCAAGCAGATCTTGAAAGGGCTTGAGTATTTGCATACTCATGAGCCTTGTGTTATCCACAGAGATCTCAATTGCAGCAATGTCTTTATCAACGGGAATATTGGCCAG GTGAAGATTGGTGATTTGGGATTGGCTGCAATTGTGGGGAAGAACCATTCAGCGCATTCAGTGTTAGGGACTCCAGAATTTATGGCACCAGAGCTATATGAAGAGGACTACACTGAAATGGTGGACATATACTCATTTGGGATGTGTGTGCTAGAGATGGTGACCTTGGAAATTCCCTACAGTGAATGTGACAATGTTgtcaaaatatacaaaaaggTAACCTCTGGGGTAAGACCCCAATCCTTGAACAAGGTCGAGGACCCAGAGGTGAAGGCATTTGTTGAGAAGTGCCTCGCCCAACCTAGGGCTAGGCCTTCTGCCACTGAACTTCTCAACGATCCATTTTTTGATGAAGTCGAAGAGGATGATAATGAAGAAAATGTTTACTCTTGA